One genomic window of Amphiura filiformis chromosome 3, Afil_fr2py, whole genome shotgun sequence includes the following:
- the LOC140148859 gene encoding scavenger receptor cysteine-rich domain-containing protein DMBT1-like produces the protein MGFGSAINTKSVSYGNGDGPVFLSNVRCKGREKTLLECEHVEIMMEDCEGDQQDDVGVRCSDPSDLYPMRLRAFRGSTPQQGIIEISVNNKWGSICTATWTEANSRVVCRGLGLGPPEGRAELPSPQVGGDDYPYVYATPVLERVNCDGSEPHLAFCSHTPWKSSASGPGCIAWQIASITCGNPVIKDYALRLHNASSSYDGHVEIFYDNQWGAVCTNEWDMEDAIVACRQIGLGTPGDVYSVPLNEESITSVVDNLQCTGEERSIKECSNIGFGRRSCNNREIAAITCTKPKTQSGGSLPVRLADGKNEREGRIEIYYNSTWGSVCGTHMGLEEGDVVCRQLGLGRAILTSSVSTGSLYKSDTEDRIVKMWLDNIECVGSEVMLAACSHSQWGMVGCSSDREAGVKCAESGSTPTTNGIVTLAMGLYLAIYFGHFQHCDFHVI, from the exons ATGGGATTTGGATCCGCCATCAATACCAAATCGGTTTCCTATGGCAACGGAGACGGTCCTGTGTTCCTCAGCAACGTTAGGTGTAAAGGCAGGGAGAAGACGTTACTTGAATGTGAACATGTAGAGATCATGATGGAAGACTGTGAAGGAGACCAGCAAGATGACGTGGGAGTAAGATGTTCCGATCCATCAG ATTTGTATCCGATGAGATTGCGAGCTTTCAGGGGGAGCACTCCTCAACAAGGTATCATTGAAATCAGTGTCAACAATAAATGGGGATCAATATGTACAGCAACATGGACTGAAGCTAATTCACGTGTTGTGTGCCGTGGTTTAGGACTGGGACCCCCTGAGGGTCGAGCAGAACTACCATCACCACAAGTAGGGGGTGATGACTACCCGTATGTGTACGCAACACCGGTATTAGAGAGGGTGAATTGTGACGGGTCGGAACCACATCTGGCATTCTGCTCCCACACGCCATGGAAAAGTTCTGCGTCAGGACCTGGTTGCATAGCATGGCAGATTGCCAGTATTACTTGTGGAAATCCGGTGATCAAAg ATTATGCTCTCAGACTCCATAACGCTAGCAGCTCTTACGATGGACATGTTGAAATATTTTACGATAATCAATGGGGAGCTGTATGTACTAATGAATGGGATATGGAAGATGCTATCGTAGCCTGCAGACAAATAGGGTTGGGTACCCCCGGTGATGTCTACTCTGTACCACTAAATGAAGAATCAATCACATCGGTTGTTGATAACCTACAATGCACGGGGGAGGAAAGGTCGATAAAGGAGTGTAGCAATATTGGATTTGGAAGGCGATCGTGCAATAATAGGGAGATTGCCGCCATTACATGTACCAAACCAAAGACACAGTCAGGAG GATCGCTACCCGTTCGCCTGGCAGATGGCAAAAATGAACGAGAAGGAAGAATTGAGATTTACTACAACTCAACCTGGGGAAGCGTATGTGGTACACACATGGGCCTAGAGGAGGGCGATGTCGTTTGTCGACAGCTAGGACTCGGTCGTGCAATACTGACATCCAGCGTGTCGACAGGGTCACTCTATAAGTCCGACACGGAAGACAGAATAGTCAAAATGTGGCTGGATAATATTGAGTGTGTAGGAAGCGAAGTGATGTTAGCAGCTTGTAGTCACTCTCAGTGGGGCATGGTGGGCTGTTCTTCTGATAGAGAGGCTGGAGTCAAATGTGCTG AATCTGGATCTACTCCAACAACCAATGGCATCGTGACTCTGGCAATGGGATTATATCTGGCTATTTATTTTGGACATTTTCAACATTGTGATTTCCACGTGATATGA